A stretch of the Lolium perenne isolate Kyuss_39 chromosome 3, Kyuss_2.0, whole genome shotgun sequence genome encodes the following:
- the LOC127344403 gene encoding uncharacterized protein: MGAIQVASPSSSPASPSSSALLGGGRCTRLSRAQSSSSSSSLASWSVGIARRRPTVTRALSASIDSVGSHGGDDEEFLRRIQELAVGLHPGAGGCGWPASVERTASSVGLPLSLRMLKRKKQQRGGRWDERLVDRAGESGRGAVGRAFSSMVLIIRELQSFALQMRQAVFYEDMQSVLARVHAEMDASFVWLFQHIFAGTPALMVSVMLLLANFTVHSMGGHIAMAGSLPPPLPAVAAVAMLDAQHMQHESIPDQLFDGTVSLNTLSIGRTTPSVDGNSGGGGKARPVAGATGDDRSDESAYRQSGAVLPEEQEVSQATPLGATSAEETEDELAIWKRIADEATKMQASVRVEALMDPDILGQLVAPVEARLDTEDVAEYARTEQRYEMAVSEEPGNALLLANFAQFLYLVQRDHDRAEHYFKRAVRAEPADAETLGWYAAFLWKARNDLAAAEETYQEAIAAEPSNGHHAAAYAHFLWNTGGEDTCYPLD, from the exons ATGGGCGCCATCCAGGTCGcatccccctcctcctccccggCGTCGCCCTCGTCCTCTGCCCTTCTTGGCGGCGGCCGCTGCACGAGGCTGTCGAGAGcccagtcgtcgtcgtcgtcctcgtcgctggcGAGCTGGAGCGTCGGCATCGCGCGCCGGCGCCCGACGGTGACGCGCGCGCTCAGCGCCAGCATCGACAGCGTGGGGAGCCACGGCGGGGACGACGAGGAGTTCCTGCGGAGGATCCAGGAGCTGGCCGTGGGGCTGCACCCGGGCGCCGGGGGCTGCGGGTGGCCGGCCAGCGTGGAGCGTACCGCGAGCAGCGTCGGCCTTCCGCTGTCTCTACGGATGCTCAAGCGCAAGAAGCAGCAGCGTGGCGGGCGGTGGGACGAGCGGCTGGTCGACCGCGCCGGCGAGTCCGGGCGCGGCGCCGTGGGGCGGGCCTTCTCGTCCATGGTGCTCATCATCCGGGAGCTGCAGAGCTTCGCGCTGCAGATGCGGCAGGCCGTCTTCTACGAGGACATGCAGAGCGTGCTGGCGCGCGTGCACGCCGAGATGGACGCCTCCTTCGTGTGGCTCTTCCAGCACATCTTCGCCGGCACCCCGGCCCTCATGGTCTCCGTCATGCTCCTCCTCGCCAACTTCACCGTGCACTCCATGGGCGGTCACATCGCGATGGCCGGCAGCCTCCCGCCTCCCCTGCCCGCCGTGGCGGCCGTCGCGATGCTCGACGCCCAGCACATGCAGCACGAGTCCATTCCTGATCAGCTGTTCGACGGTACCGTCTCGCTGAACACGCTGTCTATTGGCCGAACCACGCCCTCGGTGGACGGGAACAGCGGGGGCGGCGGCAAGGCGCGGCCGGTCGCTGGCGCCACCGGCGACGACCGGTCGGACGAGTCCGCGTACCGGCAGAGCGGCGCGGTGCTGCCCGAGGAGCAGGAGGTGTCGCAGGCGACGCCGCTGGGGGCCACTAGCGCCGAGGAGACGGAGGACGAGCTGGCCATCTGGAAGAGGATCGCCGACGAGGCGACAAAGATGCAGGCGAGCGTGCGCGTGGAGGCCTTGATGGACCCGGACATCCTGGGGCAGCTGGTGGCGCCGGTGGAGGCGAGGTTGGACACGGAGGACGTCGCCGAGTACGCCAGGACGGAGCAGAGGTACGAGATGGCCGTGTCCGAGGAACCCGGCAACGCGCTGCTGCTCGCCAACTTCGCGCAGTTCCTGTACCTGGTGCAGCGCGACCACGACCG GGCGGAGCACTACTTCAAGCGGGCGGTGCGTGCGGAGCCGGCGGACGCGGAGACGCTGGGGTGGTACGCGGCGTTCCTGTGGAAGGCGCGCAACGacctggcggcggcggaggagacgTACCAGGAGGCCATCGCCGCCGAGCCCAGCAACGGGCACCACGCGGCGGCGTACGCGCACTTCCTCTGGAACACGGGCGGCGAGGACACGTGCTACCCCCTCGACtga